Genomic segment of Nostoc sp. TCL240-02:
TTGTGTGTCGGTGAGAAATCCCGCAGAGTTACCTTGGGGAAAATCAGGTGCAGATTATGTCGTTGAAGCTACCGGACTCTTCACTGACTACGAAGGAGCCGCAAACCACCTGAAAGCAGGTGCAAAGCGAGTGGTAATTTCCGCTCCCACCAAAGATCCAGATAGAGTTACTACTCTACTTATGGGTGTCAATCATCACCTATTTGACCCCAGCAAAGATATCATTGTCTCCAATGCTAGCTGCACTACAAACTGTCTAGCTCCCATAGCTAAAGTCATCAATGATAACTTTGGGTTGACTGAAGGGTTGATGACCACCGTTCATGCCATGACTGCCACTCAGCCAACTGTAGACGGCCCCAGCAAGAAAGACTGGCGGGGTGGTCGAGGTGCAAGCCAGAATATCATTCCCTCCTCCACAGGTGCAGCTAAAGCTGTAGCGCTGGTTTTACCAGAATTGAAGGGTAGATTGACTGGTATGGCATTACGAGTTCCGACTCCCGATGTCTCTGTAGTTGATTTAACTTTTAAAACTGCCAAAGCCACCAGTTATAAGGAAATTTGTGCTGCCATGAAGCAGGCTGCCGCAGGTTCTCTAGCAGGTATTTTGGGATACACAGATGAAGAAGTAGTTTCCACAGATTTTCAAGGCGATACCCATTCTAGTATCTTCGACGCAGGTGCTGGAATTGAGTTGAATTCTAACTTCTTCAAGGTAATTGCCTGGTATGACAACGAGTGGGGCTACTCGAATCGCGTGATTGACCTGATGTTGTCTATGTCACAAAAGGAAAAACTCGCCTCTACAGCTGCTGTAGTTTAATTGGTCATTTGTCATTGGTCATTGGTCATTGGTGATTAACTTTTGACTTTTGACCCTTGACCTTGGGGATTTGGGTCAAATGGTAAATACCCTGAGAGTAAAAAATTATTTAGTATCTTTATTTACACAAAAAGTGATATAAAGCACGTGTTAATTTGGATGACTGAGCGATGTCTACGACGGGCTATGCCTACGCACGAACCATCCAAATTTGCAGGTTACTCCTCAACCCCTAATCCCTATGCGTCGAACCAAAATCATTTGTACTGTTGGGCCCGCTACATCTGCACCCGAAAAACTACAAGCTTTAGTAGAAGCTGGTATGAATGTGGCACGGTTGAATTTTTCTCACGGGGCTTATGAATTTCACGCCCAAACTGCTCATTATCTCAGACAAATTAGTAATGAGCGGCAAAAGCCCATCGCAATTATGCAAGACCTGTGTGGGCCAAAGATTCGTTTAGGAACTTTGCCACCGGAAGGTTTAAATTTAGAAGCTGGTAGTGAAGTTACTTTTGTTTTGCAAGAAAAGGGTGAGAGTATTGACGAACTACCCCTACCATTGCCGACTCTGTTCGCAATGGTGCGACCAGGTGAACCGATTTTAATTAATGATGGTCGCGTTAAGTTAATTGTTACCGATCGCGATGCCGATCGCATTCGCGCCCAAGTGAAAACTGGCGGGTTAATTTCCACGCATAAAGGAGTAAACCTGCCACAAACTCCTTTACCTGTTAGTTCCATCACCGAAAAAGACTTACTGGATCTACGCTTTGGGATTCAGTTGGGTGTAGATTGGGTAGCGGTGTCCTTCGTGCAATCGCCACAAGACTTAGAACCCGCCAAGCGCATGATTGAAGCGGCTGGTGCTTCCATCCGCTTAATTGCCAAAATCGAAAGAGCAGAAGCACTAGAAAACTTTGATTCCATTCTGAAAGTTGCCGACGCAATTATGATTGCCCGTGGCGATTTAGGGGTGGAAGTGCCAATTCACGAAGTACCCCTCATTCAAAAAGATATTATTCGCCGTTGCAATCGTGCTGGCAAACCGGTGATTACAGCCACCCAAATGCTAGAGTCGATGATTAGCGCCCCCGATCCCACCCGCGCCGAAGCAACTGATGTTGCCAACTCCATCTTAGATGGTACAGATGCAGTCATGCTTTCTGGTGAAACAGCCGTGGGGCAATATCCCATCGCCGCCGTGCAGATGATGCACAATATCGCCGTGCGGACAGAAAAGGCTCTAGATGAGGGTAGTAAACATGCTTGGTGTCATGAAGCAGGTAGTCTCAGCGTTACCGAATCTGTTGCAGAATCAGTGTGTCGCATCGCTTATGAAACAGGCTCACGGGCAATTCTCTGTAACACTTCATCAGGAAGTACGGCGAGAATGGTGTCTAAATATCGGCCAACTTCTCCGATTATTGCCCTCACCTCCGACATCACCGCTTATCGTCAACTAGCGCTTTCTTGGGGTGTGGAAGCTTTGCTGATCCCACCAGTTCACCATGCTGAAGAGATGTTTACCAATGTGGTGAACACAGTTGTAGATATGGGTTTAGCCACTAAGGGCGATAAAGTAGTAATTACCTCTGGCGTTCCAATTGGTAAATCGGGCACAACTAGTTTAATCAAAGTGCATTCCATTGGACAGCCAATTTCAGCATAAGGCACTTAGAATAGGGCTGTGGCTCAAGATAGTAAGCAAAATTGGGCAATGATTAAGAAAAATTGCCAGAATCAGAATTGAAGGGACTGGGGACTGGGGATTGGGGACTGGGGATTAGGGATGGGGAATTAGGGACTGGGAGACAAGGAAAAGAATAATAACTCCTAACTCCTGTACAGACGCAATTAATCGCGTCTCTACTCTTAACTCAGAACTCGGAACTCAGCACTCAGCACTCAGCACTCGCTAGGGAATAAGTAAATCCTGTAACATTCATCACGGAGTCTTTTATGTCTAAGAATTTACTGGAACAATTGCGAGAAGTGACTGTCGTAGTCGCAGATACAGGGGATATCCAGGCAATTGAAAAGTTTAAACCCCAAGATGCCACCACCAATCCTTCTCTGATTACTGCTGCGGCGCAAATGCCAGAATATCAGGGAATTGTCGATCAAACTTTACTGCAAGCGAAGAAAGATGCTGGAGCCGGAGCCACCCAAGCACAGATAGTTTCTCTAGCTTTTGACCGTTTGGCAGTTGCTTTTGGATTAAAGATTTTACAAATTATTCCCGGTCGTGTGTCTACAGAAGTAGATGCTCGCTTGTCCTACGATACCGAAGCTACCTTAACTAAAGCACGGGATTTAATTGCCCAGTATAAAGCTGCTGGAATTGGCCGCGATCGCGTTTTGATTAAAATTGCCACCACTTGGGAAGGCATTCGCGCTGCGGAAATTCTCGAAAAAGAAGGTATTCACTGTAACCTTACCTTGTTGTTTGGTCTTCATCAAGCGATCGCCTGTGCAGAAGCCGGCGTTACCCTAATTTCTCCTTTCGTCGGTCGGATTCTCGACTGGTACAAAAAAGATACCGGACGCGATAGCTATCCAGCCGCCGAAGATCCTGGAGTTTTGTCCGTCACCAAAATCTACAACTACTACAAGAAATTCGGCTATAAAACCGAAGTTATGGGAGCTAGCTTCCGTAACCTTGGTGAGATTACTGAACTTGCAGGTAGTGATTTGCTAACCATTTCTCCATCACTGTTGACTGAATTGCAGTCAACTGTTGCAGAACTGCCACGTAAACTTGACCCCGCCAAGGCAGCAAGTTTGTCAATCGACAAGATATCCATTGATAAAGCTAGCTATGACAAAATGCACGCTGCTGACCGCATGGCAACCGACAAACTAGACGAGGGCATTAAAGGTTTCACCAAGGCATTAGAAGACCTTGAAAAACTTTTGGCAGACCGACTAGTTCGCCTTGAAGGAGAGGTAGTAGCAAGTCATTAAAAGATAACCATAATTAGTAGACCTCTTGCAAAAGGGCTTTTTGCAAGAGGGGGGCAAAGGGTAAAGGTTAAAGGGGAAGGGAACAATACAGAACTTTTTCCCCTTTCCCTTTTCCCGACTTATGCAAGAAGTCTAGTGGTTAGTGGCTTAACCACCAAACACTAACCATTAGTTAGTTGTATCAGCCTTGGCTCAATAACGACCTCGAATAATGCTATATCGTCCGTAGGGCTGCTGTCGTTGGATAATCTGCCGTTGTCTTAACTGATCCCGTCGTCGGATATTTTGGTATCGTCCGTAGGGCTGCCGCCGTCGGATATTTTGGTATCGTCCGTAGGGCTGCCTCTGTCTGATAATCTGCCGTCTTCGGATCATTCGGTATCGTCCTGGCCGCCGTTGAGCAATTAAAAGCTCTCCAGTTTTATCTCCAATTAGGTTAGCTTCTGGTGCGGCGCTCTGTTCATTGCGAGCATTATTTAAAGAAATATCTTTTGCTTCAGCTAATGAGGGCGGATACACAAAGGCACATAGCAATAGTGCTATTGAGGATAACTTCCTGAAACCTTTCATGTTTTTGCTTCTACTAGACTTTGATAATAACTTTATTAAAACACCTGAAAGTCTACAAATTACCCCTTATACACTTTTTTTAAACTTAAATTTGGTATGAAATCCTGTATTGAAATTTCAGCCTTATGGATAATTGTAAATTATCTTAATCTGTGTAATAAAAAAGTAATCGTCTAGCAAAATATAATTTTTTCCAATAGACAAAATGGATAATTACCTAACCTTTTGTCTCACGTTAAGAAAGCTTTGCTACATTGCAATAAAGTTCAGTTAGATAACAAAATATTAACTCGTGTAGGTTTGATTGATTCTCTGAAACCAACTTCTGACAATTATTAGACTTTCTTTTTGCTCAACATAACCTACAACTGTACAACTCTTTTTAACTACACAAATCGAAAAATAAAGGGGTAGCGGTAAGACACATTCGGCTGGTTAAAAATATTGATAATGGCAATAATTGGCATAATAAAACGGGAGCATCTCACTTTTTAAAGTGGCTCAAACTGACAATAATCCATTGAGGTAAGCACAGCGATGGGCTAGGACTTGAGGCACATTTTCTCGTTTCCATTGTGCCCCGGAAATTTTTGTTCGACGGTCAACCTGTTTAACGGCAGATTCAACTGAACCTGAACCAATTGAACAAATTTCTTCAGCTTGATAATATTCGTAGTTGATAATGCGATTGCGATGCTTATCAAGATAACGGCAAAAGTTTTGTACTTGTTTGCCTTTACAATCTGTAAATAAGGCAATAGTAGCCTCAACTTGGCCTTTCCATAGTAGATTTTGTGCTTGTTTCAAGCGTTTTTGTGAACCCCCAACTTTGTGGAGGTTTTCTATTAAATGGAACCAATCAAGTATTTCTCGACGTTGTGCATCAGGTGCTAATTGGTCAATTATATTCCAAATGCCGTCATGTCCATCACCAATACAAGTGAGTGGGCTAGCCAGTGGTTGGTCATTAACCCAATCAATCACAATCTGATTATTCTGAAATGAAGTTCCCAAGATTCCGAGATGATGTAAGCTAATTGCTTTATAGCCAAGCCATGCACATATTTGACCTTTAGGAGTTCGGACACGGATGTTTCCACCATCGACGCTTAATTCTTCAATTGTCTGTTCTGGTGTTGGCAACTCAAAATTCTGGCGATGCACTAATCTCTGTTGACTGCTGTGAGAAACCTCTATGCCCGTAAAATACTTGATGTCTGATGCCGCATCTTCATAGCTGACATTCGCACTTACCCTCAAACAACAAGTTTCTAGATATGGACTCAGTTGAGTACTTGGTGCGACTTCTAATTCAATGGCTTGTTTGCTCGTTATTGCTAACTCTCCAAGAATGCTTTTGAGCCGTCGTTGGTATCCTGCGGTTGTCCCTGTAATCGTTTCGATAAAAAAACCCCTACTTCTGGCATAACATGCTTCTGCATTTGACTCCGCACTGCTTCTTCAATTGCTGCAAGATTTGTGAGCTTTTCTTTTGACGTATCTTCATACAATATTTTAGCAATCGCCTGAATATGTTTTTGAAGAGCTTGCTTTTGTTCTGGGGTCATCGGTAAGTAAATACACTCGTCTTACCTATCCTGACTGATTTTCGTCTTCTTTGCAAAAAACTGGGATGCTCCCTAATAAAACTGACCACGCCCAAAGCAATCAACAACAAAATACCAATTCCCACAACAGTCAACAATGCAAAGATAATTGCATAAATATAAAGATTTATGTGAAAGTTAAGTGATTCTTTGGCATTGCTTTTAATAATCGGGTCATTACTAATTAACAAAATTGCAATGGGTATGCCAATGGAGATAATCGTAGAGCTAAAAAATATTGCTCCGTGGCTTAAGGCTGATAAAAGCTTGCGTTGCTGAATGTCTTCCATGCCACAATTCCTCCTTTTAGAGACTCAAATGGTAACTATTACTCGTGGATGTCACTGTAGTTACGATCTGATATTAGCGTTAGTTAATCACTCTCTGCAAAAACCACCCTAAGACACTCAATCCCAACAATAAAGGTGTTAACCAATCACCCCAACGCACATATAAAGTTTGTGTCTGTCGCCGATAAATTATTTCAGCATGAGTTTCGTAAGTATTATATCCAGACATCCATAAAGTTCTACCGTGAGGATCTACAAAGGCTGAATATCCTGTATTCGTTGCCCGTGCTGACCATCGATCGCTTTCAATTGCCCGCATGATATCCTGTGCATGGTGCTGGAATGGCATCGATGCAGTGTAATGGGCATCGTTAGATGAACTGAGGATAAATTGCCCACCCGCCGCAGCTTGACGACGAAATTGTTCAGGAAAAGCAGATTCATAACATATACTAGCGATCGCACGACCAAAAGGAGTGTCAAATATCTGATTTGCCAAACCAGGAACTTGGTGTGCATCCAGAGGCGATAAACGTTGAATTAACCCGCCTAAAATTCCTTCAAAGGGAATATATTCTCCCAAAGGTACGAGTTTGGACTTATCATAGCGGCTGACAATTTCACCCTTACTGTTGAAAGTAAACAAGCTAATTGTATAACTGTCTCCTCGTTCGCCAAAAGCTCCAATCCAAGCAACCACACCTTTTTCCTTCACTGCTGCGACTAAGGCAGTTCCCAACAAGTTGCGTTGGAAAATAGGTAAGGCTCCTTCTGGGGTGAGGACTGCATCTACACCTTGGTCTGCTAAAGTTAAATACCCATTGGTGTAATTTTCTTGGGCGCGACGAAACCCTTCGGAACTTCGTAAAAGTCGGTTCGGGATATTACCCTGAACAATCCCCACTTTTAAGGCTGCTTCTGGGGGTTGGGCGATGGGACGGCTATATAAGAAAAAACCAATGAAGTGTAAGGTAATTAATAATCCTGTGGCGATGACCCAGTATTTATTAACGAACCGCAGAGGCGCGGAGGACACAGAGGAAATTCTCTCTGCCTCTGTGCGGTTCATCCATCCTTCAGCAATTAAACCATTAATGGCAACTATTGCTGCTGTTACAGTATTAGGCCCAGAGAGTTGACCCAGATGTACAATTACGAGATTGTGCGGACTTTGAGTGTAAGCAAGAGAACTCCACCACAAAGGCCCCGCACTCCACAGACTCTCTAAGCCGCACCAGACGGCTGTACCAATAAGTATACGTAACCACGGTTTTTTTCCACCCAGGCGAACCATTACAGCTGCCCAAATAGTAAGGAATACCCCACCCAAGACACTGATAAATCCCCAACAAAAAAGCGTGATTGCCAAGCTTGGCAACCAAGGAACGCCCAACCATGTCATCGGATGAATTCCGGTAATCCAGAATAGGGCAACACCGTGAAAACCAACACCCCACAGGAAAGCCGGAGGGAATTGGTTTTTACCTTTGGCTGAAGTGACAACTAGCACCCATAAGGGAACTATGGCAATCCAAGCCAGGAACCATGCACCTACTGGGGCTACGGTTAGCCCCATTAAAATGCCGCTAGCGAATGCAATCAAATAGGGGAGTAAGGCGATTAACCTCTCCCCCTGCTTTTTATTCTGCTTCTTCTGCATCGGCAGCATCAGGTGGAACTATTGCTACTCCGGTAATAGCGTCATCTTCGTCTAAACGCTGCACTCTGACTCCGGTTGCCGATCGCGATTGGATAGAAATTGCATTTACGGCTTGACGGATGATAATACCGCGATTTGTCACCATCATGATTTCATCATCATCATTGTTGACAATGCGTAAGGTTGCCAGCTTATCTTTGGTTTTGCGGTTTTTGAACTTGGTTGCCATTAAACCCTGACCAGCACGATTTTGTAGTCGGAACTGGGCAACGGGTACGCGCTTACCATATCCTCCCATTGTAATTACCAACACCCAAGGGCCAACAATGCTACTGCTAGGCACTTCTGCTGACTCTTCAGTAGTTTCGGTAATTTCGATATCTTCTGTTTCGATTGTTTCGATTGCTTCGATATCTTCTGTTTCGGCTTCTGTAACATCCAAAGTTTCAAGAATTGCTGCGGGCAGAATATCCATACCCACGAGTTCATCTTTATTTTTGAGTTTCATGGCTTTCACCCCGCGAGTCGCCCTACTTAAAGGACGCAGTTGTTCGTGGTTGCAACGGAAGTTAATTGCCATCCCGTTACGAGAACCAATGATTACACTGTCTTCGACTCTGGCGCGTCGCACCCAGCGCAGTTGGTCGCCTTCTTCTAAGGAAATGGCAATCAAACCATTGGCGCGAATGTGACTAAAGGCTGCCAATTCAGTTTTCTTGATATTGCCGCCCTTAGTGAGCATGACTAGATATTCTTCGTTGCTAAACTCGTCAACTGGTACAATTGAGGTGATTTTTTCCTCTTTGGGAATCGGTAACATCTGGACAATTGGTGTGCCGCGACTGGTACGCGAACTCGCTGGAATTTGATAAGCTCTCAGGCAGTAAACAACACCACGCTCACTAAAGAATAAAATACTGTCATGATCGCAGCAAGTTAAGAAATGCTCAATGGTATCATCATCTTTCACCTTGGCTGCGGCTTTACCTCTGGTAGCACGGCTTTGCGCTTCAAAGGTATTAACTGGCATCCGTTTGATGTAGCCTTGCTCTGTCACGAGAATTATCGCTTTTTCATTGGCAATGAGGTCGCGATCGTCTAATTCCCCTTCCCCTGGTAAAATCACCGTGCGGCGGGGTGTGGCAAAGTTAGTTTTCAGTTGCCCGACTTCGGTTTCGATAATTTCTAGCACTCTCTCCCGGCG
This window contains:
- the gap gene encoding type I glyceraldehyde-3-phosphate dehydrogenase, which gives rise to MTKLKVGINGFGRIGRLVLRAGIDNPNIEFVGINDLVPPDNLAYLLKYDSTHGQLKHKVEAKEDGILIDGHFIPCVSVRNPAELPWGKSGADYVVEATGLFTDYEGAANHLKAGAKRVVISAPTKDPDRVTTLLMGVNHHLFDPSKDIIVSNASCTTNCLAPIAKVINDNFGLTEGLMTTVHAMTATQPTVDGPSKKDWRGGRGASQNIIPSSTGAAKAVALVLPELKGRLTGMALRVPTPDVSVVDLTFKTAKATSYKEICAAMKQAAAGSLAGILGYTDEEVVSTDFQGDTHSSIFDAGAGIELNSNFFKVIAWYDNEWGYSNRVIDLMLSMSQKEKLASTAAVV
- the pyk gene encoding pyruvate kinase — translated: MRRTKIICTVGPATSAPEKLQALVEAGMNVARLNFSHGAYEFHAQTAHYLRQISNERQKPIAIMQDLCGPKIRLGTLPPEGLNLEAGSEVTFVLQEKGESIDELPLPLPTLFAMVRPGEPILINDGRVKLIVTDRDADRIRAQVKTGGLISTHKGVNLPQTPLPVSSITEKDLLDLRFGIQLGVDWVAVSFVQSPQDLEPAKRMIEAAGASIRLIAKIERAEALENFDSILKVADAIMIARGDLGVEVPIHEVPLIQKDIIRRCNRAGKPVITATQMLESMISAPDPTRAEATDVANSILDGTDAVMLSGETAVGQYPIAAVQMMHNIAVRTEKALDEGSKHAWCHEAGSLSVTESVAESVCRIAYETGSRAILCNTSSGSTARMVSKYRPTSPIIALTSDITAYRQLALSWGVEALLIPPVHHAEEMFTNVVNTVVDMGLATKGDKVVITSGVPIGKSGTTSLIKVHSIGQPISA
- a CDS encoding transaldolase, which produces MSKNLLEQLREVTVVVADTGDIQAIEKFKPQDATTNPSLITAAAQMPEYQGIVDQTLLQAKKDAGAGATQAQIVSLAFDRLAVAFGLKILQIIPGRVSTEVDARLSYDTEATLTKARDLIAQYKAAGIGRDRVLIKIATTWEGIRAAEILEKEGIHCNLTLLFGLHQAIACAEAGVTLISPFVGRILDWYKKDTGRDSYPAAEDPGVLSVTKIYNYYKKFGYKTEVMGASFRNLGEITELAGSDLLTISPSLLTELQSTVAELPRKLDPAKAASLSIDKISIDKASYDKMHAADRMATDKLDEGIKGFTKALEDLEKLLADRLVRLEGEVVASH
- a CDS encoding ISKra4 family transposase (programmed frameshift), with protein sequence MTPEQKQALQKHIQAIAKILYEDTSKEKLTNLAAIEEAVRSQMQKHVMPEVGGFFIETITGTTAGYQRRLKSILGELAITSKQAIELEVAPSTQLSPYLETCCLRVSANVSYEDAASDIKYFTGIEVSHSSQQRLVHRQNFELPTPEQTIEELSVDGGNIRVRTPKGQICAWLGYKAISLHHLGILGTSFQNNQIVIDWVNDQPLASPLTCIGDGHDGIWNIIDQLAPDAQRREILDWFHLIENLHKVGGSQKRLKQAQNLLWKGQVEATIALFTDCKGKQVQNFCRYLDKHRNRIINYEYYQAEEICSIGSGSVESAVKQVDRRTKISGAQWKRENVPQVLAHRCAYLNGLLSV
- a CDS encoding DUF4870 domain-containing protein, which gives rise to MEDIQQRKLLSALSHGAIFFSSTIISIGIPIAILLISNDPIIKSNAKESLNFHINLYIYAIIFALLTVVGIGILLLIALGVVSFIREHPSFLQRRRKSVRIGKTSVFTYR
- the lnt gene encoding apolipoprotein N-acyltransferase; translated protein: MQKKQNKKQGERLIALLPYLIAFASGILMGLTVAPVGAWFLAWIAIVPLWVLVVTSAKGKNQFPPAFLWGVGFHGVALFWITGIHPMTWLGVPWLPSLAITLFCWGFISVLGGVFLTIWAAVMVRLGGKKPWLRILIGTAVWCGLESLWSAGPLWWSSLAYTQSPHNLVIVHLGQLSGPNTVTAAIVAINGLIAEGWMNRTEAERISSVSSAPLRFVNKYWVIATGLLITLHFIGFFLYSRPIAQPPEAALKVGIVQGNIPNRLLRSSEGFRRAQENYTNGYLTLADQGVDAVLTPEGALPIFQRNLLGTALVAAVKEKGVVAWIGAFGERGDSYTISLFTFNSKGEIVSRYDKSKLVPLGEYIPFEGILGGLIQRLSPLDAHQVPGLANQIFDTPFGRAIASICYESAFPEQFRRQAAAGGQFILSSSNDAHYTASMPFQHHAQDIMRAIESDRWSARATNTGYSAFVDPHGRTLWMSGYNTYETHAEIIYRRQTQTLYVRWGDWLTPLLLGLSVLGWFLQRVIN